A stretch of DNA from Nocardioides sp. Arc9.136:
CATCGTCACCGACGGGGTGATCGCGGCCCTGTTCCTGCTCTCGCTCGCGACGGCCCGCCCGGTCGTCGCGCGCCTGGCGGGCGACTTCTACCCCCTGGACGACGAGCTGTCCGTCCGGCCCGGGATCCGGCGGCTGTTCTGGCGGCTCACGCTGCTGTGGGGTGCGCTCGGCGCGGCGAAGGCGGCCGGCACCCTTTGGCTGCTGGAGTCCCAGCCGCTCGACACGTTCGTGCTGGTCAAGACGGTCACGGCTCCCTCGCTCAACGGCCTCGCCGTGGCCGCCACCATCGCGGCGGCGGTCGTCGTCGCCCGCCGCGAGGGGCTCCTCGGCCCCGCCGCGCACCCCGTCCTCGTGTCCTGAGCGCCGAGACGGTCGCCGCCGGCGTGTAACACCCGGGCGTCCCCGCGACAGGTCAGGTCGGGACGGCACGACCTGCGCCGCCCGGCACCGCCCCCGGTGCGCCACGACGACAGTTCAGGAGCCGCCGTGACGACCTCCGTCCGCCCCGACGTGGGGAGCGCCCCCGACCTCGACCTGCACGGGCCGTCGGGCCCGGAGCGGCGGGACCGGCCCGAGCAGCGGCCGGGCCGGCACCGTCGCGACCGGGTCCCGGCCGACGACCTCACCGTCGTCATCCCGGCGTACAACGAGGCCGCGTCGGTGGCCGACACAGTCCGCAGCGTGCTGGGGCAGACCACCCCGCCGGCGCGTGTGATCGTCATCGACGACTGCTCCGACGACGGCACCGGCGACCTGGCCCGGGCGGCGGGCGCCGAGGTGATCCGGCCCGAGGACAACACCGGGTCCAAGGCCGGCGCGCAGAACCTCGCGCTGGAGCTGGTGACGACGGCGTACACGATGGCGATCGACGCCGACACCACCTTGGCCCCCGACGCGCTCGAGCTGCTCCTGGCACCCCTGGAGGAGGACGAGGCGACGGTCGCGGCCTGCGGGTTCGTCGTGCCGCGGCACGTCCGGTCGACCTGGGAGCGGGGCCGGTACGTCGAGTACCTGCTGTCGTTCACCT
This window harbors:
- a CDS encoding VC0807 family protein — its product is MPLLDATVPPGPTAPATAATCRPRLGAVIRRVSVSLLVACVVPAVLFYACFRLADVWVAMAVALGWSYGAIAWRACTRRRPSGLLYLTAAVMTVRTLVAVLLDSTYLYFLQPIVTDGVIAALFLLSLATARPVVARLAGDFYPLDDELSVRPGIRRLFWRLTLLWGALGAAKAAGTLWLLESQPLDTFVLVKTVTAPSLNGLAVAATIAAAVVVARREGLLGPAAHPVLVS